Sequence from the Panthera tigris isolate Pti1 chromosome D3, P.tigris_Pti1_mat1.1, whole genome shotgun sequence genome:
CACAGCCGGTGCACGGATTCTTTGGAGGCCAGCAGCCGCACCACGGCCACCCGGGAGGCCACCACCCCCATCAACATCACCCCCACTTTGGGGGCAACTTCGGCGGTCCGGACCCAGGGGCCTCATGCCTGCACGGGGGTCGCCTACTTGGCTACGGGGGCGCCGCCGCCGGCCTGGGCAGCCAGCCGCCCTTCGCTGAGGGTTATGACCACATGGCGGAGAGCCAGGGGCCCGAGAGCTTCGGCCCGCAGAGACCCGGGAACCTCCCGGACTTCCACAGTTCGGGCGCCTCGGGCCATGCGGTGCCTGCCCCATGCTTGCCGCTGGACCAGAGCCCTAACCGAGCCGCCTCCTTTCACGGCCTGCCCGCCTCCAGCGGCTCCGATTCCCACAGTCTGGAGCCCCGAAGGGTGGCGAACCAAGGAGCCGTCGACTCGCTGGAATACAATTACCCTGGCGAGGCGCCCTCGGGACATTTCGACATGTTTTCGCCCTCCGATTCCGAAGGGCAGCTGCCTCATTATGCGGCGGGTCGCCAGGTTCCCGGGGGCTCCTTCCCCGGTGCCTCGGCCATGCCCAGAGCTGCAGGCATGGTGGGCTTGTCCAAAATGCAcgcccagcagcagcagcagcagcagcagcagcaacagcagcagcagcagcagcaacagcagcagcagcagcagcagcagcaacagcagcagcagcagcagcagcagcagcagcagcagcacggCGTGTTCTTCGAGAGATTCGGCGGGGCCCGCAAGATGCCGGTGGGTTTGGAGCCGGGAGTAGGCTCCAGGCACCCGTTAATGCAGCCTCCCCAGCAGGCCCCGCCACCCCCTCAGCAGCAGCCCCCGCAGCAGCCGCAGcagcctccgccgccgccgccgccgcagcagcCGCCGCCACCCGGGCTTCTGGTCCGACAAAATTCGTGCCCGCCGGCGCTCCCGCGGCCCCAGCAGGGCGAGGCGGGCACGCCCAGCGGCGGCCTGCAGGACGGGGGCCCCATGCTGCCCAGTCAGCACGCACAGTTCGAGTATCCCATCCACCGGCTGGAGAACCGGAGCATGCACCCTTATTCGGAGCCTGTGTTCAACAtgcagcacccccctccccagcaggcgCCCAACCAGCGGCTGCAGCATTTCGACGCGCCCCCCTACATGAACGTGGCCAAGAGGCCGCGCTTTGACTTCCCGGGCAGCGCGGGAGTGGACCGCTGTGCTTCGTGGAACGGCAGCATGCCCAACGGCGCTTTGGACAACCACCTCTCGCCCTCCGCCTATTCGGGCCTCCCTGGCGAGTTCACGCCGCCCGTGCCCGACAGCTTTCCCTCAGGGCCACCGCTGCAGCATCCGGCCCCGGACCACCAGTCcctgcagcagcagcaacagcagcaacagcagcagcagcagcagcagcagcagcagcgccAAAACGCGGCCCTCATGATTAAGCAGATGGCGTCGCGGAATCAGCAGCAGCGGCTGCGCCAGCCGAACCTGGCTCAGCTAGGCCACCCCGGGGACGTGGGCCAGGGCGGCCTGGTACACAGTGGCCCGGTGGGCGGCTTGGCCCAGCCGAACTTTGAGCGCGAAAGCGCGGGCGCGGGGCGCCTGGGCACTTTCGAGCAGCAGGCGCCTCACTTGGCGCAGGAGAGCGCGTGGTTCCCAGGTCCGCACCCGCCGCCGGGTGACCTGCTGCCCCGCAGGCTGGGCGGCTCTGGCCTGCCGGCTGACTGCGGCCCGCACGACCCCGGCCTggcgccgccccctccccccggcggCTCCGGAGTGCTGTTCCGTGGCCCTCTGCAGGAGCCGCTGAGGATGCCCGGAGAGGGCCACGTGCCCGCGCTGCCCTCCCCCGGCCTGCAGTTCGGGGGCAGCCTGGCCGGCCTGGGCCAACTGCAGTCgcccggggctggggtgggactGCCCAGCGCTCCCTCCGAGCGCAGGCCCCCGCCGCCGGATTTCACAGCACCGGCGCTCGGGGGCCAGCCTGGCTTCCCGTTCAGCGCGGCGAACCGGCAGGCCACGCCACACAGCGGCCCGGGCGTGAACTCGCCCCCGagcgcgggcgggggcgggggaggcacgGGCGGCGGCAGCGGAGGGGGCGCCTACCCGCCGCAGCCCGATTTCCAGCCCAGCCAGCGCACCTCGGCCAGTAAGCTGGGCGCGCTGTCGCTGGGCTCCTTCAACAAGCCCAGCTCCAAGGACAACCTGTTCGGCCAGAGCTGCCTGGCCGCACTCTCCACCGCCTGCCAGAACATGATCGCCAGCCTCGGGGCCCCCAACCTCAACGTGACCTTCAACAAGAAGAACCCGCCCGAGGgcaagaggaaactgagccagAACGAGACCGACGGCGCGGCTGTGGCCGGCAACCCGGGCTCGGATTACTTCCCGGGGGGGACCAcccctggggccccagggcctGGAGGCCCGTCGGGGACTAGTAACGGTGGCTCCAAAGCCTCGGGGCCGCCCAACCCGCCCGCCCAGGGGGACGGCACGAGCCTCTCCCCGAACTACACCCTGGAATCAACATCCGGGAACGACGGCAAGCCGGTCCCCGGGGGCGGCGGCCGGGGACGGGGTCGAAGAAAAAGGGACAGTGGTCACGTGAGCCCGGGGACCTTCTTCGACAAGTACTCGGCCGCGCCAGACAGCGGGGGCGCGCCTGGGGTGAGCCCAGGGCAGCAGCAGGCGCCAGGCGCAGCCGTCGGGGGAAGCTCCACGAGCGAGGCTCGCGGGGCTCCTACGCCTCACGAGAAAGCGCTCACGTCGCCGTCGTGGGGGAAGGGGGCCGAGTTGCTCCTGGGGGACCAGTCGGACCTCATGGCTTCCCTGGACGGCGGGGCCAAGTCGGACGGGAGTTCCCCGCACGTGGGCGAGTTTGCCTCGGACGAGGTGAGCACGAGCTACGCCAACGAGGACGAGGTGTCGTCCAGCTCCGACAaccccccagccctggccaaAGCGAGTAGGAGCCCCCTGGTGACAGGCTCGCCCAAACTCCCTCCCCGTGGGGTGGGCGCTGGGGAACACGGACCTaaggcgcccccgcccccgctcggCCTGGGCATCATGTCTACCTCTACCTCCACCCCTGACAGCTACGGCGGGGGCGCGGGCCATCCCGGCACGCCGGGCCTGGAGCAGGTCCGGACCCCCACGAGCAGCAGCGGTGCGCCACCCCCCGACGAGATCCACCCCCTGGAGATCCTCCAGGCGCAGATCCAGCTACAGAGGCAGCAGTTCAGCATCTCTGAGGACCAGCCCCTGGGGCTCAAGGGTGGCAAGAAGGGGGAGTGCGCCGTTGGGTCCTCCGGCGCGCAGAATGGCGACAGCGAGCTGGGCAGCTGCTGCTCCGAGGCGGTCAAGAGCGCCATGAGCACCATCGACCTGGACTCCCTGATGGCAGAGCACAGCGCCACCTGGTACATGCCCGCTGACAAGGCCTTGGCGGACGGCGCGGACGACGACAAGACGCTGGCACCTTGGGAGAAGGCCAAACCCCAGAACCCCAACAGCAAAGAAGGTATATGCGCTTGTTCCCTCCTCGGCTCCCCCagacccatccccaccccccactgcagGCCTCAGCCTCCGCCTTGAATGCTCCATTGAAGGGGACCATCCCTTGGGGCTGAGGAGGGCACAGGGCCCTCTTGgtgcccagcctggggctggaTACCCTTCCTTTGGGTACAGCAAGGGCTCTGTGGGCAGATACCCCActggcccctccccccaacctccagGCACTGCTGGGTAGATTCGAGGTACACACTCACATGGGGACTTAGATGGCAGCCCTTTGGGGATTATCTTAGAGTCCCTTCACCAACTTTTAGCTGAGCTGCTCGGTGGTGCTCAGGCCACTAGGCAGGCCCCTTTCCTTTCACACCAAgacccctcctcaccctcctcattTGGGCGCTTCTACTTTGTAGGAATTgcgtgcctctcccctgccccccccccctttcctggtAGGATACCTGGGAAGTTGTGTTAATACCTTCCCACCTTTTCCTAGTCACCCAGAGCCTCCAGCTTGAGGCTGTGTGTGCCAGCAtctttaggggggaaaaaaagttaccagAGCTGGCGTCAGCAGCATCACTCAGAGGCAACGCCTAATTTGACATTTGTTCCTAATGAATAGCTGTTTTGTCTCTTCTTAACTATTAGAGTTGCATTAGAAACCTGGAGACCTGTCTGGTGGTGGGAGGCAGGCCCGCTTTCCCTGGGCATCTCCTTGACATTTGGTTGGGGGGGTGCTGGGGCCGGGGTGGGGTCTGCTTGGCTCAGCCAGGGCATCATTTGTGTAGGGGGGATGTGGGTATATATTCTTAAGACACAAAGGACCCGCGTTTGTCAATATCTCTCCAGGCTTTGGTGACAGATGTCTGGTCCCAGCTCGTGTTTGCAATCTGAGCGCAGCCTCCCCACCAGGcacggggttggggggtggggtggggactttaaggtgggtggggtgggggttagtAAATGGACCTCCACTGCAGTTAAAGTACtaacaggtttgttttgttttgttttgttttgttttgaaccaaAAGAGGACCGGACTGCAGTAGATaaccattttgttttaatgaggccttccccctcccccggcccccaacACAGATAATTGCTTCTTAAAATTAGGTAACATCCtcattccctctcccccccatctgcactttttcttttaagcccCAGTTGCCTCTCCTGGGTTTCACCAGGCCCAATATTACTGTGGAGGCTGGGCCAGCCGCTGCCGATAGAACCCTCTGCCTTTAAAACCCGAGGCCccagattcttgctctctcttggagTTCTCTTCCTCGGTGTTGGTGTGCCTGGTCCTCCCGACCCTGGGTTTAAGGTGGCCGGCAGGTTTTaggagggacagggggaggggaagcgcGTGCAGAGTTGGGTGGCTCGGGGAACTCGGGGCTTTCACCGCGCCGTCCCGGGGAGCTTTCCCGCTTAGGTTTTTCTAATTCATGAATGCGGCCTCGCGGCTTTTCTCTTTGTTCGCCTCCTGCCCAGCCCGGGACGCCGCTCTCTCATTTGAAGCTGGGTGTTTAGCATGCACAGCAGACGCCGAGGCTAGCATCAGCATTCTCCAGGCTTCTCCTAGGCAAGGCCATAAATTGGTTAGTTTGGGACCCTCCGCTTCTGCTCCTTGTTTCTTcccccccttcctttttaaaatggagttggACACCGCACCCTGCATGCCCAGGgccgcctcccccacccaccccgtctcttttattttcttgtacacAACATCTCGATCCTACCTCCCGATGGATGGATCGATAGCTGGTTAGCACAAATCCCAGCCCCTGTCACTTCTACCTGGCTGGgcctggctgcccctccccctccccgtcctcccctcccccctctcccagtAATTAAGAACATATTGGCCAAAATAGGGGtgagaaaagttttttaaaaacccctGATTCTGAGAATTAAGTGAAGAAAAACCAGTAGCTGGTGGCCTTCGAGTCTTCTGAAGGGCCTCCAGTAGACCAGGAGAAGAGGAATTGAgtggttttaagatttttttttttttaaggtgtcgCAGAGCCCTCTCTTCCCAGCCCAACTAATCttcctttccaggaaaaaaaaaagaaaaagaaaaaaaaaagaatgcggGCTGTGCCCGAAGAAATGTCACTAAAGatacgttttgttttgtttgtttcattatcACAGTCAGAGGAgcgaaaatatttttttggaaacagATGCTAGGCACTTTAGGGTTGATTTCCCCTGTAAGCTAACCGCAGCCCTCCCCTGCACGCGGAGGGGGACTTCCTTCAGGGACCGGCTTCGGGGCTGGCCTCCTTAGCAGCATAGGCAGGGACAGCCACTTGACCTCCTTTGTTTTCCACTCTGTGATGTGGGAAGGACAGTTTCCTAGATAAAGCCCCGAATTGAGGTCACTCGCAGCTTCTGCAGCCTTGGGGCTGCTAGTTAAGGCTTTATAAGGTATCTGCATCTGATTCCTGCTCCCTTACTGGTGGTAAATAAGGATGATTAAACTTTTCATTATGATAACACCCTGTAGCTCACAGAGCCTTCAACAGGCCCCCGAGTCCCCTGGCTGGAAATCAGAGTGAAGTGTGCCACTTCAAAATAGAGTcgaagaagaatttttaaagtaaaacgtTCTGCTTCCCCTTAAACACATGCCTGTGGGCCCGTCAGCCGTGAGGCAGGGTGTCCGGCAGCTTTGAATGTACCTTCTGGAGGTTCCGGCCCCCAGCAGAGAccttccctgccaccccctcTCGGGCAAAGCCCGTTTTggtaatgatattttattttgtcgCGCCGTAAAACACGCCAGTACTAATGTGATTAAATATTAACACCGTTTCTGAAATTCTTCGCTCCGATGACAAAATGCTCGTCGGTATTTAACGAAATGATCTGTGCTGGGATTGGAGAGAACGAATAAGTCTTCAGAACTGCACAAGCCGTGGAGTCAGTGGGACGTGCCCAGATTGTCTTATGGGGTCTAGATGTCCTTCAGAGGGGAGGGAACCCAAGTGGCCAGTTGTAGTTCTGGCAAAGTCCAGGCCAGGATCACGTGtgattaggatttttttttttctaccaggtAAGCGAGCTTCTCCAAATGACGCTTCTCCCGACTCCTTCACCCGCCAAACaacttttataataatgaaaCTCTGCATCTCATCTTGAGGTTCTGTTTGCACaaagttggggtgggggaagggtgaggTTGtgcagaggggcgggggggggggcgggaagagaaaaaaagccagCTTGAGTTCGGGACCTATTCAGACATCTGTTATATCAGTGAGGATTACATGAATTTGAGACTAGTTTGCAACATCGTCTACCTATCCTTGTAATAGGTGTGTGGCTATTGGAGGAATTCCaaaacagaggaggaggaaaaaaaaagccccgAGAGATTGCAGATAAAGGGAATTAAGTCTGAAAAAAGTACGTTCACCCCCTCCGGGCCCTGAAACGATTTTCAAAACTTGAATTAACCATATTCTGTGATAAGTGTATCCCTGCCAAACTTCCACTCCGTGGCTTGCTCTCTGTCCTGAAATCCGGAGTCGTCTTGAAACGTTCCTTCACACACACTGAAATAGGAGAGGGCTCCATGTATGCTTGTGCATGCAATCCTGCCCTTTTTGGAAGTATGATCTTTTTACAGTGATGCGGGAGAAATTTTTGGAATTTCATGCTTCTCTCAGCGTGCCGGTCGGACAGCAGTAAGCAGGGCTGAGAAATAGTAGGCAGGCAGGATCTGGACACTGAGTTTTCTTAGACATGGagcaggctggggcggggggaggagggaggtccTAGGGCTGTTTCCTGAGTCGTTTCCCCCACTGCCTACAGCGTGGAGAGAATTTTTTAGGCTCACTCAGACTTGTTTTGGGAAGGCAAGGCTCCTTGCCTTCCCATTTCCCTGCGAAATCACCCAGCACGGGTTGCATGCCTTCATGTGACTTTTGCGCCTCCGGAAGATGTAACCCAAAACTTCGCAGGTGTTAATCAGGGGTAATGTAAACAGATAGGAGCCCCCTTTGTGCAGCTGACTTTCCAGCCAGCTTGCTCCCCGGCTAGTCCGGGACATTCTACTACTGTTCTTTGGTGCTTGTTTAATATTTCATGGCTGTAATAAACCTGTCTTCTTTGCCCGCCTCCCGACATAAAACCCCAACATAGCACACACATCTGCAATTATACATTTCTACTAAATATTAATAAAGGACAAGGATTTTTTTAAGGGTTTCAAGCTTATCGGTGTTGAACTTGTTGTGGTTTCCACCGCTGggtttttctggctgttttgattttaaatagCCGCTGCCTTCTGATCTATACCAAAGAcctctgttctttttccatgTGTGTATCTGTACCTGtaagtatataaatgtatacgATTTTTGTAGATTGAAGGGTTTTCCTCAAGGATGGCTTTCtttaatataaattcatttagaTTTCTTGTGAGGCCCTTCAGACCGGAAGTAAGGGACTGTTGAAATGTACTTCTATTTTATTGAAGTTTCTAGGAAGGGAGCGAGGGCTGGTTAATCTAATATCTCTTTCTAGCAATGAAATTCTATGATTCCTGATACGATTTTGTTTGCCTGACAGAGGTATTTAAATTTCCACACAGAGTCTTAATAGGCCCTGAAAATCTTAATAGGTCCTGAAAAATAGATCCTGCCCTTGCCAAGAAGTTACTTGATACTCTCTGCTGATATAAAATATACATCTTTAATAAACAGTCCGGGAGGACCAGGTGAAATTAGAGGAGGGGAAATTCTTCCTACTCTGGCAGGACAAACTTGAGTGTGTCCTTGGGATTTTTCACAGGCTCTCCTGAACCCACTCCACGCTGGAAGATTTAGCAAAATCACCTTTttctccgcttggccggcgatcACATAGGGTCGTGTTCTTTGCCCCGGGAGTGATCTGCTTTGCCAAAGGCATTCAGGAGATAAATACTCCTAGTAAGGAACACTGTATTTACTTCTGTTTGGTTATTTTTAGAGAATAAAAAGCTATAGCTTTTATGTCACAGGATCAAATGTCCGGGGACGGGGAGTGTGCGGGGGGCCAGTAGGCCTCCCAGCAAATTGCAGCATAAAACCCCAAACCTTCTGATGTCGGAGGGGACCTGGGTCTGTCCGGcggggatggagggagggcaggcccTGTAACCAGTGGGTGTACCTATGTCCTTCCGTCTCTGTCCCCCTGTTTGTTCCAGC
This genomic interval carries:
- the MN1 gene encoding transcriptional activator MN1; translation: MFGLDQFEPQINSRNAGQGERNFNEAGLSMNAHFKAPAFHAGGPPGPVDPAMSALGEPPILSMNMEPYGFHARGHSELHAGGLQAQPVHGFFGGQQPHHGHPGGHHPHQHHPHFGGNFGGPDPGASCLHGGRLLGYGGAAAGLGSQPPFAEGYDHMAESQGPESFGPQRPGNLPDFHSSGASGHAVPAPCLPLDQSPNRAASFHGLPASSGSDSHSLEPRRVANQGAVDSLEYNYPGEAPSGHFDMFSPSDSEGQLPHYAAGRQVPGGSFPGASAMPRAAGMVGLSKMHQQQQQQQQQQQQQQQQQQQHGVFFERFGGARKMPVGLEPGVGSRHPLMQPPQQAPPPPQQQPPQQPQQPPPPPPPQQPPPPGLLVRQNSCPPALPRPQQGEAGTPSGGLQDGGPMLPSQHAQFEYPIHRLENRSMHPYSEPVFNMQHPPPQQAPNQRLQHFDAPPYMNVAKRPRFDFPGSAGVDRCASWNGSMPNGALDNHLSPSAYSGLPGEFTPPVPDSFPSGPPLQHPAPDHQSLQQQQQQQQQQQQQQQQQRQNAALMIKQMASRNQQQRLRQPNLAQLGHPGDVGQGGLVHSGPVGGLAQPNFERESAGAGRLGTFEQQAPHLAQESAWFPGPHPPPGDLLPRRLGGSGLPADCGPHDPGLAPPPPPGGSGVLFRGPLQEPLRMPGEGHVPALPSPGLQFGGSLAGLGQLQSPGAGVGLPSAPSERRPPPPDFTAPALGGQPGFPFSAANRQATPHSGPGVNSPPSAGGGGGGTGGGSGGGAYPPQPDFQPSQRTSASKLGALSLGSFNKPSSKDNLFGQSCLAALSTACQNMIASLGAPNLNVTFNKKNPPEGKRKLSQNETDGAAVAGNPGSDYFPGGTTPGAPGPGGPSGTSNGGSKASGPPNPPAQGDGTSLSPNYTLESTSGNDGKPVPGGGGRGRGRRKRDSGHVSPGTFFDKYSAAPDSGGAPGVSPGQQQAPGAAVGGSSTSEARGAPTPHEKALTSPSWGKGAELLLGDQSDLMASLDGGAKSDGSSPHVGEFASDEVSTSYANEDEVSSSSDNPPALAKASRSPLVTGSPKLPPRGVGAGEHGPKAPPPPLGLGIMSTSTSTPDSYGGGAGHPGTPGLEQVRTPTSSSGAPPPDEIHPLEILQAQIQLQRQQFSISEDQPLGLKGGKKGECAVGSSGAQNGDSELGSCCSEAVKSAMSTIDLDSLMAEHSATWYMPADKALADGADDDKTLAPWEKAKPQNPNSKEAHDLPANKASATQPGNHLQCLSVHCTDDVGDTKARASVPTWRSLHSDISNRFGTFVAALT